One genomic segment of Paenibacillus sp. FSL H8-0332 includes these proteins:
- the acpP gene encoding acyl carrier protein: MSDVLERVTRIVIDRLGADEAEVTLEASFKDDLGADSLDVVELVMELEDEFDMEISDEDAERITTVGEVVKYIQSHT; encoded by the coding sequence ATGTCCGATGTATTAGAGCGTGTAACACGCATTGTCATCGACCGCTTAGGTGCCGATGAAGCAGAGGTAACATTAGAAGCGTCTTTCAAAGATGATTTAGGTGCTGATTCTCTTGATGTAGTAGAATTGGTAATGGAATTGGAAGATGAATTTGATATGGAAATCTCTGATGAAGATGCAGAGAGAATTACGACCGTGGGTGAAGTTGTGAAGTACATACAATCTCATACCTAG
- the fabF gene encoding beta-ketoacyl-ACP synthase II, with translation MNHRVVITGMGVMTSLGKDLETFWDNLMSGKSGVSLVEAFDVSEYPTRIASSVKDFDAEARFGRKEARKMDRFVQFAVAAGEDALKDSGLTIGEDIDAERIGVSVGSGIGGLGTWEDNHNLLLEKGPKRVSPFFIPMMIANMGSGQLSINLGAKGPNTTTVTACATGSHSVGESFRLIQRGDADAMICGGAEATIRPTGMAGFCAMRAMSTRNDEPEKASRPFDVGRDGFVMGEGAGILILESLEHAEKRGAKIYAEVIGYGLSADAHHMTEPDPDGAARCMKMAIRDAGINAEDIDYINAHGTSTPVGDKSETAAVKKALGEHAYKVAISSTKSMTGHLLGAAGGVEAIICGLSLQKGMIAPTINLDNPDPDCDLDYVPNVPRKAELNIAMSNSFGFGGHNATVILKKYNK, from the coding sequence TTGAATCATAGAGTGGTTATAACAGGTATGGGTGTGATGACTTCGCTGGGTAAGGATCTTGAGACGTTCTGGGATAACCTCATGAGCGGCAAGTCCGGAGTATCCCTGGTTGAAGCTTTTGACGTCAGTGAATATCCAACACGAATTGCTTCTTCGGTTAAGGATTTCGATGCGGAAGCACGCTTTGGCCGCAAGGAAGCCCGTAAGATGGACCGGTTCGTACAATTCGCGGTTGCTGCCGGTGAAGATGCACTGAAGGACAGCGGACTTACGATTGGTGAAGATATCGATGCAGAGCGGATCGGGGTATCAGTCGGTTCTGGAATCGGCGGCCTGGGCACATGGGAAGATAACCACAACCTGCTGCTCGAAAAAGGCCCGAAGCGGGTCAGCCCGTTCTTCATTCCTATGATGATTGCCAACATGGGCTCCGGCCAGCTGTCAATCAATCTCGGTGCCAAGGGACCGAATACAACGACAGTAACCGCTTGTGCTACAGGTAGTCACTCCGTCGGGGAATCCTTCCGTCTGATCCAGCGCGGTGATGCGGATGCAATGATCTGCGGCGGTGCGGAAGCGACCATTCGCCCTACAGGAATGGCAGGCTTTTGTGCAATGAGAGCCATGTCTACCCGTAATGATGAGCCGGAGAAGGCCAGCCGCCCGTTTGATGTGGGCCGTGACGGTTTCGTCATGGGCGAGGGTGCGGGAATCCTGATTCTCGAATCCCTGGAACACGCCGAGAAGCGCGGAGCCAAGATATATGCTGAAGTGATCGGATATGGCCTTAGCGCCGATGCCCATCACATGACAGAGCCTGATCCTGACGGTGCAGCACGCTGCATGAAGATGGCGATTCGTGATGCCGGAATTAATGCTGAGGATATCGACTACATCAATGCGCATGGCACATCTACACCGGTAGGCGACAAATCGGAGACAGCCGCTGTGAAGAAGGCGCTTGGAGAGCATGCGTACAAGGTAGCGATCAGCTCGACCAAATCAATGACAGGCCACTTGCTTGGTGCTGCCGGCGGTGTGGAAGCGATTATCTGCGGGCTGTCCCTGCAGAAGGGCATGATTGCTCCTACCATCAATCTGGACAACCCTGACCCGGACTGCGATTTGGACTATGTTCCGAATGTGCCGCGTAAGGCTGAGCTTAACATCGCAATGTCGAATTCCTTCGGCTTCGGAGGGCATAACGCGACCGTTATTCTCAAAAAATATAATAAGTAA
- the rnc gene encoding ribonuclease III, producing the protein MKGDLKQLQSQLQIQFHDPVLLKQAFTHASYVNEHRFNQHQDNERLEFLGDAVLELTVSEYLYNLLPDRPEGELTKLRAAIVCEPSLVRFAETLGFGRFVLLGKGEELTGGRTRPALLADVFEAFVGALYLDQGLETARRFLDNHVFPLVETDGKLQMQMSDFKTELQELIQHHGMGTLEYRIIEERGPAHEREFVSEVYMASRSLGSGSGRSKKEAEQQAAAAALLLLKEDGA; encoded by the coding sequence GTGAAAGGAGACCTGAAGCAGTTACAAAGCCAACTTCAAATCCAATTTCACGATCCTGTACTTCTGAAGCAGGCCTTTACCCATGCATCCTATGTGAACGAACACCGGTTCAATCAGCATCAGGATAACGAGCGCCTTGAGTTCCTGGGTGATGCGGTGCTTGAGCTGACGGTGTCCGAATATCTGTACAATCTGCTCCCGGACAGACCCGAGGGTGAACTGACCAAGCTGCGTGCGGCGATTGTGTGTGAGCCGTCGCTGGTCCGTTTCGCCGAAACCTTGGGCTTCGGGCGATTCGTACTGCTGGGAAAAGGGGAAGAGCTGACGGGCGGGCGTACCCGCCCGGCTCTGCTGGCCGATGTGTTCGAAGCCTTCGTGGGAGCGCTCTATCTCGATCAAGGCCTGGAAACGGCCCGGAGATTTCTGGATAATCACGTATTCCCGCTGGTTGAGACCGACGGTAAGCTGCAAATGCAGATGAGCGATTTCAAGACAGAGCTTCAGGAACTGATACAGCATCATGGCATGGGTACGCTGGAATACCGGATTATTGAAGAACGCGGTCCGGCGCACGAGCGTGAGTTCGTCTCTGAAGTCTATATGGCCAGCCGTTCACTCGGCAGTGGCAGCGGCCGCTCCAAGAAGGAAGCGGAGCAGCAGGCCGCGGCCGCGGCGTTATTGCTTCTGAAGGAAGACGGCGCTTGA
- the smc gene encoding chromosome segregation protein SMC, translating to MFLKRIELAGFKSFADKTEMEFVRGITAVVGPNGSGKSNISDGIRWVLGEQSAKSLRGGKMEDIIFAGSDARKAVNYGEVSLTLDNEDHVLPLDFSEVTVTRRVHRSGDSEYLINKQACRLKDITELFMDTGIGREAYSIIGQGRIEEILSTRSEDRRGIFEEASGIVKYKSRKKDAGRKLDETEQNLLRIHDLISELEDQVGPLKDQSEKALRYKELREQLKVLEISVYVHQIEGIHTSWQEGNARLEVLKTEQLELSTVVSAHDAKLESGRAELRNLEQEVEKLQELLLRSSEANEKSEGYGELLKERRRNLEQNREQLMQTLGSVGERSEGRQRELAELEHKLKQARQALEELRAQLADEESNLQGVAGGISQSKEEKLKSALLELMNLMAQARNEIRYADQQKESLERRMSRSQEESGKWTARLEELVSAQAGLKDKITALGKEIGLLRGAYITESEQTGKRQKLLEETQSGLRKWEQKREAQVSRHETMKEMQDDFDGFMLGVKEVLKGARKGQVSGVHGAVAELISVPEKLEMAIETAMGASLQHVVMENEAVSRQAIAFLKQRQLGRATFLPLDVIRPRQITGSDRSLVQGAEGFVGIGSELVGYEEKYGSIIGSLLGNVVIAESLEQANRIAAKCQYRYRVVTLEGDVVNAGGSMTGGSQHKKNNSLLSRKRQLDQLSGEIEESEQQIAKLMQGISRLRAEQDKASQKLEELRHDGDEKRLEEQRVSGDLKQLEQELRHVQEQVEGAGAERSGFEHEARGLDETRKQAEAELARLEKEEQEAHAAIRSAESDRKANESAKEELQGKLTGMKVTEGKLDQEIFSLEEQLRRMRQDAGSQEKELRQSRSLLMTIEQDLEENARETVKQKEEVNSLRLSKEDTSARLDLARADRAAISRKLELAEGETKDQRQALRAVEDKLRSTEVAVGRLDVELDNILRKLSDDYELSYELAKQRYPVPEDVPAAQLEVQRLKRSISGLGEVNLGAIEEYQRVHERYTFLSGQKDDLVEAKTTLYHVIHEMEEEMSKRFKQTFDAIRREFGTVFTKLFGGGRADLQLLDPEHMLDTGIDIVAQPPGKKLQNLQLLSGGERALTAMALLFAILQVKPVPFCVLDEVEAALDEANVVRFAQYLREFSEQTQFIVVTHRKGTMEEADVLYGVTMEEGGVSKLVSVRLEDEEAEIA from the coding sequence ATGTTTCTGAAACGGATTGAATTAGCGGGCTTCAAATCATTTGCCGACAAAACGGAGATGGAATTTGTGCGCGGCATTACGGCTGTAGTCGGCCCGAACGGAAGCGGCAAAAGCAATATATCCGACGGCATACGCTGGGTGCTTGGGGAGCAGAGTGCCAAGTCCCTGCGCGGCGGCAAGATGGAGGATATTATATTTGCCGGAAGCGATGCCCGCAAGGCGGTCAATTACGGCGAAGTTTCGCTGACACTGGATAACGAGGATCATGTGCTGCCGCTGGATTTCAGCGAGGTGACCGTGACCCGGCGTGTCCACCGCAGCGGAGACAGTGAATATCTGATCAATAAGCAGGCTTGCAGGCTGAAAGATATCACAGAGCTGTTCATGGATACCGGCATTGGCCGTGAAGCCTATTCGATTATTGGACAAGGCCGGATTGAAGAGATTCTTAGTACCCGTTCTGAAGACCGGAGGGGGATCTTTGAAGAGGCTTCAGGTATTGTTAAATATAAATCACGTAAAAAAGATGCCGGCCGCAAGCTCGACGAGACCGAGCAGAATTTGCTGCGGATTCATGACCTGATCAGTGAGCTTGAGGATCAGGTGGGACCGCTGAAGGACCAGTCCGAGAAGGCACTCCGCTATAAGGAGCTGCGTGAGCAACTCAAAGTTCTGGAGATTTCCGTATATGTGCATCAGATCGAAGGCATACATACATCCTGGCAGGAGGGTAACGCCCGCCTGGAGGTGCTTAAGACGGAGCAGCTGGAGCTGTCCACTGTAGTCTCTGCCCATGATGCCAAGCTGGAGAGCGGCCGGGCCGAGCTGCGTAATCTGGAGCAGGAAGTGGAGAAGCTGCAGGAGCTGCTGCTGCGCAGCAGCGAAGCCAACGAGAAGAGTGAAGGCTACGGAGAGCTGCTGAAGGAGCGCCGCAGGAATCTGGAGCAGAACCGGGAACAGCTTATGCAGACTCTGGGTTCTGTAGGGGAACGTTCCGAGGGGCGGCAGCGCGAGCTGGCCGAGCTGGAGCATAAGCTGAAGCAGGCCAGACAAGCACTGGAGGAGCTGCGGGCACAGCTTGCGGATGAGGAATCGAACCTGCAGGGTGTGGCCGGTGGTATTAGCCAGAGCAAGGAAGAGAAGCTGAAAAGCGCTTTGCTTGAGCTGATGAACCTGATGGCCCAGGCGCGCAACGAGATCCGCTATGCGGATCAGCAGAAAGAGAGCCTGGAGCGGCGAATGAGCCGCAGCCAGGAAGAGAGCGGCAAGTGGACAGCCCGGCTGGAGGAGCTGGTCTCCGCCCAAGCAGGGCTGAAGGATAAGATTACCGCGCTCGGCAAGGAGATCGGCCTGCTGCGCGGCGCGTACATTACGGAGAGCGAGCAGACCGGTAAACGGCAGAAGCTGCTCGAAGAAACGCAGAGCGGCCTGCGCAAATGGGAACAGAAGCGCGAAGCCCAGGTCTCCCGGCATGAGACGATGAAGGAAATGCAGGATGATTTTGACGGCTTCATGCTTGGGGTCAAAGAGGTGCTGAAAGGCGCGCGCAAAGGACAGGTAAGCGGTGTACACGGCGCAGTTGCCGAGTTGATCTCCGTTCCCGAGAAGCTGGAAATGGCGATTGAGACCGCGATGGGCGCTTCCTTGCAGCATGTGGTCATGGAGAATGAGGCGGTGTCCCGGCAGGCGATTGCTTTCCTGAAGCAGCGTCAGCTCGGGCGGGCGACCTTCCTGCCGCTGGATGTTATCCGGCCCCGGCAGATTACCGGCAGTGACCGCAGCTTGGTGCAAGGTGCCGAAGGGTTTGTCGGCATCGGTTCGGAGCTGGTCGGCTATGAAGAGAAGTATGGAAGCATTATCGGAAGCTTGCTCGGCAATGTCGTGATCGCTGAGAGTCTGGAGCAGGCGAACCGCATTGCGGCCAAATGCCAGTACCGCTACAGAGTGGTTACGCTTGAAGGCGATGTGGTGAACGCAGGCGGTTCGATGACAGGCGGCAGCCAGCATAAGAAGAACAACAGCTTGCTTAGCCGCAAGCGGCAGCTTGACCAGCTCTCCGGTGAGATTGAGGAAAGCGAGCAGCAGATTGCCAAGCTGATGCAGGGAATCAGCCGCTTGCGCGCCGAACAGGACAAGGCTTCTCAGAAGCTGGAGGAGCTGCGGCATGACGGTGACGAGAAGCGTCTGGAGGAACAGCGTGTATCCGGCGATCTGAAGCAGCTGGAGCAGGAGCTGCGGCATGTGCAGGAACAGGTAGAGGGCGCAGGCGCGGAGCGCAGCGGCTTCGAGCATGAGGCGCGGGGGCTGGACGAGACCCGCAAGCAGGCCGAAGCTGAGCTGGCCCGGCTGGAGAAGGAAGAGCAGGAGGCGCATGCGGCGATCCGCAGTGCCGAATCGGACCGCAAAGCGAATGAATCGGCCAAGGAAGAGCTGCAGGGCAAGCTGACCGGGATGAAGGTCACGGAGGGCAAGCTGGATCAGGAGATCTTCTCGCTGGAGGAGCAGCTTCGCCGGATGAGGCAGGATGCCGGCTCCCAGGAGAAGGAGCTGCGCCAGAGCCGCAGCCTGCTTATGACCATCGAGCAGGATCTGGAAGAGAATGCACGGGAGACCGTGAAGCAGAAGGAAGAGGTCAACAGTCTGCGGCTGAGCAAGGAAGATACGTCTGCGAGGCTTGACCTGGCCCGTGCCGACCGCGCGGCGATCTCGCGCAAGCTGGAGCTGGCCGAAGGCGAGACCAAAGACCAGCGGCAGGCGCTCCGGGCGGTTGAAGACAAGCTCCGTTCCACGGAGGTTGCCGTTGGCCGGCTCGATGTGGAGCTGGACAATATCCTCCGGAAGCTGAGCGATGACTATGAGCTCAGCTACGAGCTGGCGAAGCAGCGTTATCCGGTACCGGAGGATGTGCCTGCGGCACAGCTGGAGGTGCAGCGTCTGAAGCGTAGCATCTCCGGTCTGGGCGAGGTCAACCTGGGCGCGATTGAAGAGTATCAGCGGGTGCATGAGCGGTATACTTTTCTCAGCGGGCAAAAGGATGATCTGGTGGAAGCCAAAACAACGCTGTATCATGTGATCCATGAGATGGAAGAGGAGATGTCGAAGCGCTTCAAGCAGACCTTCGATGCCATCCGCCGCGAGTTCGGTACAGTGTTCACGAAGCTGTTCGGCGGCGGCCGGGCAGATCTGCAGCTGCTGGACCCCGAGCATATGCTCGATACAGGAATTGATATCGTCGCCCAGCCGCCGGGCAAGAAGCTGCAGAATCTCCAGCTTCTCTCCGGCGGGGAACGCGCCTTGACCGCGATGGCTCTCCTGTTCGCCATTCTGCAAGTCAAGCCGGTACCGTTCTGCGTGCTGGATGAGGTGGAAGCGGCACTGGATGAAGCCAATGTGGTACGCTTCGCCCAGTACCTGCGCGAGTTCTCGGAGCAGACGCAGTTCATCGTAGTGACCCACCGCAAGGGAACGATGGAGGAAGCCGATGTGCTCTATGGCGTGACGATGGAGGAAGGCGGCGTATCCAAGCTCGTATCCGTGCGGCTGGAGGATGAAGAAGCTGAGATAGCTTAA
- the ftsY gene encoding signal recognition particle-docking protein FtsY — protein MSFFKKLKDSISGKTESVTKQFRDGLEKTRKGFVEKVSDLMIRRKKIDEEFYEELEEILIGADVGVNTVMNLVEELRAEVKQKRIEDAAELQPILSRKLMELLRGDDDNSLNENPDGITVILFVGVNGVGKTTTIGKLAHRYKQEGKKVLLAAGDTFRAGAIEQLEVWGKRAGVDVIKQQSGSDPAAVMFDAVQAAKQRGVDVLICDTAGRLQNKSNLMEELNKIFRVIQREIPSAPHEVLMVLDATTGQNALTQAKLFGEKSGVTGLVLTKLDGTAKGGIVVAIRQEMNLPVKLVGLGEKMEDLQPFDSDQFVHALFAGVISEEADAEE, from the coding sequence ATGAGTTTTTTCAAAAAACTGAAAGACAGCATCTCCGGCAAAACGGAAAGCGTAACGAAACAGTTCCGCGACGGTCTGGAGAAAACACGCAAGGGCTTCGTTGAGAAGGTCTCTGATCTGATGATCCGCCGCAAAAAGATAGATGAAGAGTTCTATGAGGAACTGGAAGAGATTCTGATCGGCGCCGATGTAGGCGTAAATACGGTCATGAATCTGGTGGAGGAGCTGCGCGCCGAAGTGAAGCAGAAGCGGATCGAGGACGCGGCAGAGCTTCAGCCGATTCTCTCCCGCAAGCTGATGGAGCTGCTGCGCGGCGATGACGACAACAGTCTGAACGAGAATCCGGACGGCATTACTGTGATCCTGTTCGTCGGTGTGAACGGAGTCGGGAAGACCACGACCATCGGCAAGCTGGCGCACCGCTACAAGCAGGAAGGCAAGAAGGTGCTGCTGGCGGCAGGCGACACCTTCCGTGCCGGAGCCATTGAGCAGCTTGAGGTGTGGGGCAAGCGTGCCGGGGTTGATGTTATCAAGCAGCAGTCGGGCTCCGATCCGGCAGCGGTGATGTTCGATGCGGTTCAGGCTGCCAAGCAGCGCGGTGTGGATGTGCTGATCTGCGATACGGCAGGCCGGCTGCAGAACAAGAGTAATCTGATGGAAGAGCTGAACAAGATCTTCCGTGTCATTCAGCGCGAGATTCCAAGCGCCCCGCATGAGGTACTGATGGTGCTGGATGCGACCACCGGGCAGAATGCGCTGACTCAGGCCAAGCTGTTCGGCGAGAAGAGCGGCGTGACCGGACTCGTACTAACGAAGCTGGACGGTACGGCGAAGGGTGGTATCGTGGTAGCGATCCGCCAGGAAATGAACCTGCCAGTGAAGCTGGTGGGTCTCGGCGAGAAAATGGAAGATCTCCAGCCGTTCGACTCCGACCAGTTCGTGCATGCCCTGTTTGCAGGCGTAATCTCGGAGGAAGCGGACGCCGAAGAATAA
- a CDS encoding circularly permuted type 2 ATP-grasp protein, with the protein MSKLDPLPGLSPYPLQHFYDEMYADERNVRPHYKHVNRMFSGMSPEELQGKQKLMQRRMMEEGITFTLYNPAQDQPMERTIPFDMIPRIIPKMEWERLEAGIVQRITALNLFIHDIYHEQYIVKDGIVPRRMIISNCYFRPEMCGLRVPGGAYITTSGIDLIRHHDGEYYVLEDNLRTPSGFSYLFKGRSLMNQLFPELSFASSIRDVDHSLNRFLSVLRSLSPSRTKDPVIALLTPGEYNSAYYEHAFLAQQMGIHLVEGRDLVAQDHKIYLKVMNGLRRVDVLYRRLDDDFIDPLAFQPNSLLGVAGLMNAYRAGNITIANAPGTGVADDKAMYVYVPDMIRYYLNEEPILGNVPTYLLSRPQERQYVLDHLAEMVVKETSLSGGYGMLIGSEATKQELIDFRLKILAEPERYIAQPIMSLSRAPVLSEASMAPRHIDLRAFVLMGADRKPHVIPGGLTRVAMREGSLVVNSSQGGGVKDTWVMA; encoded by the coding sequence ATGTCCAAACTAGATCCTTTGCCCGGTCTGTCTCCGTATCCGCTGCAGCATTTCTATGATGAGATGTATGCGGATGAACGGAACGTCCGGCCTCATTACAAGCATGTGAACCGCATGTTTTCCGGGATGAGCCCCGAAGAGCTGCAAGGCAAGCAGAAGCTGATGCAGCGTCGGATGATGGAAGAAGGCATTACCTTTACTCTGTATAACCCGGCACAGGATCAGCCTATGGAGCGGACGATTCCTTTTGACATGATTCCGCGCATTATTCCGAAAATGGAATGGGAACGGCTGGAGGCGGGCATTGTGCAGCGGATTACGGCACTGAATCTGTTCATTCATGATATTTACCATGAACAGTACATTGTGAAGGACGGCATTGTGCCGCGGCGGATGATTATTTCCAACTGTTATTTCCGGCCGGAAATGTGCGGACTCCGCGTACCCGGCGGCGCATACATCACCACTTCAGGCATCGATCTGATCCGCCATCATGACGGGGAGTATTACGTGCTTGAGGATAATCTGCGTACACCTTCCGGCTTCTCTTATCTGTTCAAAGGCAGATCGCTCATGAACCAGCTGTTTCCTGAATTGTCGTTTGCCAGCTCGATCCGCGATGTGGATCACAGCCTGAACCGCTTCCTGTCCGTGCTGCGCAGCCTGTCTCCGTCCCGGACCAAAGACCCGGTCATTGCCCTGCTGACACCGGGGGAATACAATTCTGCTTATTATGAACATGCTTTCCTGGCGCAGCAGATGGGCATTCATCTGGTAGAGGGCCGCGATCTGGTCGCCCAGGACCACAAAATCTACCTGAAGGTGATGAACGGTCTGCGCAGAGTCGATGTGCTGTACCGGCGGCTGGATGATGATTTCATTGATCCGCTCGCTTTTCAGCCTAACTCGCTGCTGGGGGTCGCAGGTCTGATGAATGCCTACCGGGCAGGAAATATCACAATTGCCAATGCGCCCGGAACCGGGGTAGCTGATGACAAGGCCATGTATGTGTATGTCCCCGATATGATCCGCTATTACCTTAACGAAGAACCGATTCTGGGCAATGTGCCGACCTATCTGCTGTCACGGCCGCAAGAGCGCCAGTATGTGCTGGATCATCTCGCTGAAATGGTGGTGAAGGAGACGTCTCTCTCCGGGGGATACGGCATGCTGATCGGAAGTGAAGCAACGAAGCAGGAGCTCATAGACTTCCGGCTCAAAATACTGGCAGAACCGGAGCGTTATATCGCTCAGCCAATCATGTCACTGTCCCGTGCGCCGGTCTTGTCAGAAGCGAGCATGGCTCCGCGGCATATCGATCTCAGAGCGTTTGTGCTGATGGGGGCTGACCGCAAGCCGCATGTCATTCCAGGGGGCCTCACCCGGGTGGCGATGCGCGAAGGCTCGCTGGTCGTGAACTCCTCCCAAGGCGGCGGAGTGAAGGATACCTGGGTAATGGCCTAG
- a CDS encoding alpha-E domain-containing protein, which translates to MLNRNAEALFWIGRYIERAENHARLIDVHYHIQQEEDFQEEGHKWSRLINALGVRNEYLRQFESFSEQDVLSFITLDLGNTNSLFSCVHQARNNLRTLRQHLPSELWDIVNGFNLWLGEQSVADIMRGPHQFYQQVKERAAMFLGAEQSVMLRSNEWHFIESGRFLERAENTTRILQTVTVSCKSKDINSIYTQLQAVLKSVSGYQSFRRYYADDMSPECILEFLIVNPFFPRSIRFSFHKLEEHLAKLELDTTEKGSGHEKVIRQAGKIKAELDYMEKDEMSGDLALDVLESLMISCQRLGRTMDGAFFRREGVSV; encoded by the coding sequence ATGCTTAATCGCAATGCGGAGGCTCTATTCTGGATCGGCCGGTATATTGAACGGGCTGAGAATCACGCCCGGCTGATCGACGTACATTACCATATCCAGCAGGAAGAGGATTTCCAGGAAGAGGGCCACAAGTGGTCGCGCCTGATTAACGCGCTTGGGGTGCGGAACGAATATCTGCGGCAATTCGAGAGCTTCAGCGAGCAGGATGTGTTATCCTTCATTACGCTGGATCTGGGGAACACCAATTCCTTGTTCTCCTGTGTGCATCAGGCCAGGAATAATCTGCGCACTCTGCGGCAGCATCTGCCGAGCGAGCTTTGGGATATTGTCAATGGCTTCAACCTGTGGCTCGGGGAGCAGTCGGTAGCGGATATCATGCGCGGTCCCCATCAATTCTATCAGCAGGTTAAGGAACGGGCGGCGATGTTCCTCGGCGCGGAGCAATCGGTGATGCTCCGGAGCAATGAATGGCATTTCATCGAGAGCGGCCGGTTTCTGGAACGGGCGGAGAATACGACGCGTATCCTGCAGACCGTCACGGTATCCTGCAAGTCGAAGGATATCAATTCCATCTATACCCAGCTTCAGGCTGTGCTGAAATCGGTGAGCGGTTATCAGTCCTTCCGCCGGTATTATGCCGATGATATGTCGCCGGAGTGCATCCTCGAATTCCTGATCGTGAACCCGTTTTTCCCCCGTTCGATCCGTTTCTCGTTCCACAAGCTGGAGGAGCATCTGGCCAAGCTGGAGCTGGACACTACTGAGAAGGGCTCGGGGCATGAGAAGGTGATCCGGCAAGCAGGCAAGATCAAGGCGGAGCTGGATTATATGGAGAAGGATGAGATGTCCGGGGACCTGGCCCTGGATGTACTGGAGTCACTGATGATATCCTGTCAGAGGCTCGGACGAACGATGGACGGTGCTTTTTTTCGCCGAGAAGGAGTCTCGGTATGA
- a CDS encoding transglutaminase family protein: protein MKIQINHTTTYNYPEPVTDSVNEIRLTPRTNYRQSCYHHEVEVHPPANLLTYEDFFGNRVHAYSVNKPHTEMVIHTKATVVTLDKAQGADLPHIPLEEQVKLLNDEKFQNRYIEFILPTRYTEVTPELVEFASQHPFEDAEDMYEWTKKLSSTIYEQFTYDPEATSVNTTVKRALMLKRGVCQDYAHLMIAVCRSVGLPSRYVSGYHFVGDLQGGNANFEQASHAWVETHIPGTGWLGFDPTNNVEVSWRYIKLGHGRDYKDIVPVKGVYRGGAGKLTVKVDVRHLEN, encoded by the coding sequence ATGAAAATACAAATCAACCACACAACCACCTACAACTACCCCGAACCGGTGACGGACAGTGTCAATGAGATCCGGCTGACGCCGCGCACGAACTACCGGCAATCCTGTTATCACCATGAGGTGGAGGTGCATCCGCCGGCCAATCTGCTAACCTATGAGGATTTCTTCGGCAACCGGGTCCATGCCTATTCGGTGAACAAGCCGCACACGGAAATGGTGATTCACACCAAGGCTACGGTGGTCACGCTCGATAAGGCGCAAGGCGCAGATCTGCCGCATATACCGCTCGAGGAGCAGGTGAAGCTGCTGAATGACGAGAAGTTTCAGAACCGGTATATAGAGTTTATTCTGCCTACCCGCTACACCGAGGTGACGCCGGAGCTAGTCGAGTTTGCTTCGCAGCATCCTTTTGAGGACGCCGAGGATATGTATGAATGGACTAAGAAGCTGTCGTCCACGATCTATGAGCAGTTTACGTACGATCCTGAGGCAACGAGCGTCAATACTACGGTAAAAAGAGCGCTGATGCTCAAACGCGGAGTCTGCCAGGACTATGCGCATCTGATGATTGCAGTCTGCCGCAGTGTCGGCTTGCCCTCGCGTTATGTGAGCGGGTACCATTTTGTCGGGGATCTGCAGGGGGGCAACGCCAACTTCGAACAGGCCTCACATGCCTGGGTGGAGACGCATATTCCGGGTACGGGCTGGCTGGGGTTCGATCCGACCAACAATGTTGAAGTGAGCTGGCGGTATATCAAGCTTGGGCATGGACGGGATTATAAGGATATTGTTCCGGTCAAAGGCGTATACCGTGGAGGAGCGGGCAAGCTTACGGTCAAGGTGGATGTACGGCACTTGGAGAATTGA